One genomic region from Leptolyngbyaceae cyanobacterium JSC-12 encodes:
- a CDS encoding Phycobilisome protein (IMG reference gene:2510098316~PFAM: Phycobilisome protein~TIGRFAM: allophycocyanin, beta subunit), which translates to MQDAITTLINSSDTQGKYLDDASLEKLQNYFRSGELRAKAATSISANASTLVTQAVARSLMYTDITAPGGNMYTCRRYAACIRDLDYFLRYATYAMLAGDPSILDERVLNGLRETYNSLGVPVGATIRAVQAMKDVVTDLLGAEAGKEMGVYFDYIAAGLS; encoded by the coding sequence TCTGACACTCAAGGAAAATATTTAGATGATGCTAGCTTAGAGAAGCTACAAAACTATTTTCGCAGTGGTGAACTACGAGCTAAAGCAGCAACAAGTATCAGTGCAAATGCCAGTACGTTGGTAACGCAAGCTGTTGCGCGATCGCTTATGTATACCGACATCACTGCCCCTGGCGGAAATATGTACACCTGCCGCCGCTATGCTGCCTGCATCCGGGATTTGGATTACTTCTTGCGCTATGCTACCTACGCCATGTTAGCTGGTGACCCTTCCATTCTAGATGAGCGCGTGTTGAACGGACTGCGAGAAACTTACAACTCATTAGGTGTTCCAGTTGGTGCAACGATTCGCGCTGTGCAGGCAATGAAAGATGTGGTAACGGATTTGTTAGGAGCAGAAGCTGGTAAGGAAATGGGCGTTTACTTTGACTACATTGCCGCAGGCTTAAGCTAA
- a CDS encoding Phycobilisome protein (IMG reference gene:2510098317~PFAM: Phycobilisome protein), whose product MSIITRTIAVADLEARYLTIAELQTIRDFFEAGQQRLRIANILAANSQTIINTGTQRFWERCPVTPSNSGNPTYRASCIRDQGWYIRLVTYALVEGDTKIIDTVGIRGAKEMYISLGIPLENLVECMRCLKESALDLLSLDDAMVVAPYFDYIICGLTP is encoded by the coding sequence ATGAGCATTATCACTCGAACGATAGCCGTTGCCGATCTAGAAGCTCGATATCTTACTATCGCAGAGTTACAAACGATTCGTGACTTTTTTGAAGCTGGGCAGCAGCGGCTCCGAATTGCTAACATCCTGGCAGCAAACAGCCAAACAATCATCAACACAGGGACACAACGGTTTTGGGAGCGCTGTCCAGTGACTCCTAGTAACAGCGGCAATCCAACCTATCGAGCTTCGTGCATTCGTGATCAGGGTTGGTATATCCGTTTAGTAACCTACGCATTGGTTGAAGGCGATACCAAAATCATTGATACAGTTGGTATCAGAGGCGCAAAAGAAATGTACATCTCTCTAGGGATTCCTCTCGAAAACCTGGTGGAGTGTATGCGCTGTCTGAAAGAATCGGCTCTGGATTTGTTGTCGCTAGATGATGCAATGGTTGTTGCCCCCTATTTTGATTACATCATTTGTGGGCTAACTCCCTAA